DNA from Planctomycetota bacterium:
TCGTGCTTGATGAGGGCTCGGGCGACCTCGTCGACCTTGTCGCGGTTGTCTTCGAGCAGCTGGACGGTCTCGGTGAAGAGGCTGTCGATGAGCTTCTTGACCTCTTCGTCGATGATCTGCTGGGTTTCTTCGGAGTAGGCCTTGGTGCCGCCGAGGTCGAAGCCCTGCATGCCGTTCTCTTCCTCGCCGTAGAAGACGAAG
Protein-coding regions in this window:
- a CDS encoding ATP-dependent metalloprotease — its product is FVFYGEEENGMQGFDLGGTKAYSEETQQIIDEEVKKLIDSLFTETVQLLEDNRDKVDEVARALIKHETLDSADIDRIMKGEKVTKPTVSDLLDQERGKTPDTPRRGTVIAPGNEDDPDVQVGTGPVPSPG